One part of the Thermoanaerobacterium sp. CMT5567-10 genome encodes these proteins:
- the holA gene encoding DNA polymerase III subunit delta, whose product MNLNYAEFLEIVNKRFLPAYVFYGEERFLIDEAVKKLKNKLLTDGTDIMNLSIIENVDDKNVIDSLETLPFMSDHRLILIKDDEFFKKLNDSTVNNIIKHIENGDTNNCIAFIFGDKIDMRKKLFKTISKVGAIVNFEHLKYEEAVNYVGFFVRKYGKVIKKPVAEYIVKNIGVDLYRLLNEVKKFVSYSNDKEILLDDVKFLISSNISESVFRLVNAIGLKQESTAIYVLNKMIANAENPIGILAMIGRQFRILLKAKYFVKQNLNRKELQSRLGIPYFSINDIIEQSKRFEENDLMDAYELCLKCDRELKLSYDGNVVLESLIRKLCN is encoded by the coding sequence ATGAACTTGAATTATGCTGAATTTTTAGAAATTGTTAATAAAAGATTTTTACCTGCTTATGTGTTTTACGGTGAAGAGAGGTTTCTAATAGATGAAGCGGTTAAAAAGTTAAAGAACAAATTGCTAACTGATGGTACGGACATCATGAATTTGTCCATTATAGAGAATGTAGATGACAAAAATGTTATAGACAGCCTTGAAACGCTTCCGTTTATGTCTGATCATAGGCTTATTTTGATAAAGGATGATGAGTTTTTTAAAAAGTTAAATGATAGTACCGTAAATAACATTATAAAACATATAGAAAATGGTGATACAAATAATTGCATTGCATTTATATTTGGCGATAAAATTGATATGAGGAAAAAATTATTTAAAACAATAAGCAAAGTAGGTGCAATAGTAAATTTTGAACATTTGAAATATGAAGAAGCTGTTAATTATGTAGGGTTTTTTGTAAGAAAGTACGGCAAAGTCATTAAGAAACCTGTGGCTGAATACATTGTCAAAAATATAGGTGTAGATTTGTACAGGTTGTTAAATGAAGTAAAAAAGTTTGTGTCATACAGCAATGATAAAGAGATACTTCTAGATGATGTGAAATTTTTGATATCTTCGAATATAAGTGAAAGTGTGTTTAGATTGGTAAATGCTATTGGTTTAAAACAAGAAAGCACAGCTATATATGTTCTAAATAAGATGATTGCCAATGCTGAAAATCCTATAGGTATTTTAGCAATGATTGGAAGGCAATTCCGAATCTTACTTAAAGCTAAATATTTTGTGAAGCAAAATCTTAACAGAAAGGAATTACAGTCAAGACTTGGGATTCCATACTTTTCAATCAATGATATTATTGAGCAATCAAAAAGATTTGAAGAAAATGATTTGATGGATGCTTATGAATTGTGTTTAAAATGTGATAGAGAGTTAAAATTAAGCTATGATGGCAATGTCGTTCTAGAATCGCTTATAAGAAAATTATGCAATTAA
- a CDS encoding N-acetylmuramoyl-L-alanine amidase produces the protein MKKIFTSDRFKKFNYIYCTISVVLLSTILLFISNTLIAFSTTNELKGKTILIDPGHGGIDGGTSSGNLLEKNINLEASMILKSKLISHGAKVIMTRDKDVSLENLCNDNDYRHRRDLKARVNMINDNKIDIYLSIHVNAVSNAPYVKGPMVFYSNTNENSKSLAEYIQVSLNVAAGVNRNPNIANYFLLTNAKKTGILVELGFITNINDKNLLQSKEYLSKLSDAIIDGLEKYFKSK, from the coding sequence TTGAAAAAAATATTTACTTCTGACAGATTTAAAAAATTTAATTATATATATTGTACCATATCTGTGGTACTTTTATCCACAATACTGCTATTTATTAGCAATACTTTGATTGCATTTTCAACTACAAATGAATTAAAAGGAAAAACAATACTCATAGACCCAGGACATGGTGGTATTGATGGAGGTACCAGTTCAGGCAATCTATTAGAAAAAAACATCAATTTAGAAGCATCAATGATTTTGAAATCAAAACTAATAAGTCATGGTGCTAAAGTAATTATGACTAGAGATAAAGATGTATCGTTAGAGAACCTTTGTAACGATAATGACTACAGGCATAGACGAGATTTAAAAGCAAGAGTAAACATGATTAATGATAATAAAATAGATATTTATTTAAGCATTCATGTTAATGCAGTTTCAAATGCCCCATATGTAAAGGGCCCTATGGTCTTTTATTCAAATACAAATGAAAATAGCAAATCATTAGCCGAATATATACAAGTGTCTCTAAATGTTGCTGCAGGCGTAAATAGAAATCCAAACATTGCAAACTATTTTCTATTAACAAATGCAAAAAAGACGGGTATTTTAGTAGAACTTGGCTTTATTACAAATATTAACGACAAAAACCTACTACAAAGCAAAGAATATTTATCAAAATTATCAGATGCCATAATAGATGGCCTAGAAAAATACTTTAAGAGCAAATAA
- the gpr gene encoding GPR endopeptidase has protein sequence MFSIRTDLAVEARELYKDGHAGEIPGVSVDEKEEDGIKTVKVSILNDEGVKAMGKPIGDYITIEAPDLRYRDIELEDKVAQKLADVVKEISNVNVNIKTLVIGLGNWNVTPDALGPKVIENIVVTRHLKELAPLQFGDNICSVSAMAPGVLGITGIETAEIVKSIIDNIKPDLVITIDALASRRIERLATTIQISNTGISPGSGIGNKRSAINMESLGVPVIAIGVPTVVDAATIANDAIDHLESALIKNTSSNSPLYNVLKNMDKEDKYALIKEVLSPDENLIVTPKEIDLLIKNISSILSRVINLALQPNLTVDEMNQLVH, from the coding sequence ATGTTCAGCATAAGGACAGATCTTGCTGTAGAAGCTCGTGAGCTATATAAAGATGGACATGCTGGAGAGATACCTGGAGTTTCAGTCGATGAAAAAGAAGAAGATGGCATTAAGACAGTCAAAGTAAGCATATTAAATGATGAAGGCGTTAAAGCAATGGGGAAACCAATAGGTGATTATATAACGATAGAGGCACCTGATTTGAGATATAGGGACATTGAGCTTGAAGACAAAGTTGCACAAAAACTTGCAGATGTTGTAAAGGAAATTTCAAATGTTAATGTAAATATTAAAACACTTGTCATTGGCCTTGGAAATTGGAATGTAACGCCAGATGCATTGGGACCTAAGGTTATAGAAAATATTGTTGTGACTCGTCATTTGAAGGAATTAGCTCCTCTGCAATTTGGCGATAATATATGTTCTGTAAGTGCAATGGCTCCAGGTGTATTAGGTATTACTGGTATAGAAACTGCAGAAATTGTAAAAAGCATAATTGATAATATAAAACCTGATTTAGTTATTACTATTGATGCTCTTGCATCTAGGCGGATTGAGAGATTGGCTACAACAATACAAATATCAAATACAGGTATTAGCCCCGGTTCTGGAATCGGAAACAAAAGATCAGCTATTAACATGGAAAGCTTAGGGGTACCTGTTATTGCTATAGGTGTACCTACTGTAGTGGATGCTGCTACTATTGCCAATGATGCTATAGATCATTTAGAAAGTGCATTAATAAAAAATACAAGCAGCAATAGTCCACTTTATAATGTATTAAAAAACATGGATAAGGAGGATAAATACGCTCTTATTAAAGAAGTATTGAGTCCTGATGAAAATCTCATAGTTACGCCTAAAGAAATTGACCTTCTCATAAAAAACATTTCATCCATACTGTCGCGGGTAATTAATTTAGCTTTGCAGCCTAATTTGACAGTAGATGAGATGAATCAACTTGTACATTAA
- a CDS encoding MBL fold metallo-hydrolase, whose product MKLTILGFHGPYPGVDGACSGYLLEDNDLNVLIDCGSGVISRYQRFHDLQDLKYIILTHLHSDHMSDMLVLRYAVDIMMRKGYIKEPINVFCPSEPVNVLEELNFNGVFKIKNIDEDLKLNIGNLNISFKKVEHPVSTFAVKFNDGQRTFVFSSDTVYCDDIVSFAENSDLFLCDGNLLNGEKGPHLTTRQAAEISKKALCKKLIITHLWPQHAVEDYVKEASEVIHDVNIAKPFDVYYI is encoded by the coding sequence GTGAAACTTACAATTCTTGGTTTTCATGGACCGTATCCTGGAGTCGATGGTGCATGTTCAGGCTATTTACTGGAGGATAATGATTTAAATGTACTTATTGATTGTGGCAGTGGTGTTATAAGCAGATATCAGCGATTTCATGATTTGCAGGATTTAAAGTACATAATACTTACACATCTACATTCGGACCATATGTCAGACATGCTTGTATTAAGGTATGCTGTAGACATTATGATGAGAAAAGGTTATATAAAAGAGCCTATAAATGTGTTCTGCCCTAGTGAGCCTGTTAATGTTTTGGAAGAGTTAAATTTTAATGGGGTTTTTAAAATTAAAAATATAGATGAGGATTTAAAGCTAAATATTGGGAATTTGAATATATCATTTAAAAAAGTTGAGCATCCTGTTAGTACTTTTGCCGTTAAGTTTAATGATGGTCAAAGGACTTTTGTATTTAGCAGTGATACGGTATACTGTGATGACATTGTTTCCTTTGCTGAAAATTCTGATTTATTTTTATGCGATGGCAATTTATTAAATGGTGAGAAGGGACCGCATCTTACGACAAGGCAGGCAGCGGAAATTTCGAAAAAGGCTTTATGTAAAAAACTTATTATTACGCATCTTTGGCCACAACATGCTGTAGAAGACTATGTTAAAGAAGCATCTGAAGTGATACATGATGTAAATATAGCAAAACCTTTTGATGTATATTACATATGA
- the lepA gene encoding translation elongation factor 4 has protein sequence MSKVNKENIRNFCIIAHIDHGKSTLADRLIERTGVLTEREMEEQVLDSMDLERERGITIKLQPVRLIYKAKDGEEYELNLIDTPGHVDFTYEVSRSIAACEGALLVVDATQGIEAQTLANLYLALEHDLEIVPVINKIDLPSADPDFVKKEIEDVIGIDAEDSLLISAKEGIGIEEVLEAIVKRIPAPSGDPDKPLKALIFDSFYDNYKGAISFIRIFDGTLKQGDKIKMMSTGKEFEVTEVGIFRPNLSPVDFLSAGDVGYVAASIKNVRDTRVGDTITNAEFPASEPLPGYKKVTPMVYCGIYPAEGEDYENLKDALLKLQLNDASLTFEPDTSAALGFGFRCGFLGLLHMDIVQERLEREYNLNLVTTAPGVIYKVYKTNGEIIELDNPANLPEPTEIDHIEEPIITATIMSPTDYVGPIMELCQDRRGIYQGMDYLEPTRVLIKYDIPLNEIIYDFFDALKSRTKGYASLDYELKGYKTSDLVKLDILINGEIVDALSMIVHKDKAYERARKMTERLKENIPRHLFEIPIQAAIGSKIIARETVKALRKNVLAKCYGGDVTRKKKLLEKQKEGKKRMRQIGKVEIPQEAFMSILKLDDDND, from the coding sequence ATGTCAAAGGTTAACAAGGAAAACATAAGAAATTTTTGCATTATTGCGCATATAGACCATGGGAAATCGACGCTGGCAGATAGATTGATTGAAAGAACGGGTGTATTGACGGAAAGAGAGATGGAAGAGCAGGTTTTAGACAGCATGGATCTTGAAAGAGAAAGGGGTATAACGATAAAACTACAGCCTGTCCGCCTTATATACAAAGCAAAAGACGGGGAGGAATACGAGTTAAATCTTATAGATACTCCTGGTCATGTTGATTTTACATATGAGGTATCCAGAAGTATTGCGGCTTGTGAAGGTGCTTTGCTTGTTGTAGATGCTACACAAGGAATTGAAGCACAAACACTGGCAAACTTGTATTTAGCATTAGAACATGATCTTGAGATTGTACCTGTTATAAATAAGATAGATCTTCCATCGGCAGATCCTGATTTTGTAAAGAAAGAGATAGAGGACGTGATAGGAATAGACGCAGAAGATTCACTTCTTATTTCGGCAAAAGAAGGGATAGGCATTGAAGAAGTGCTGGAAGCCATTGTAAAACGAATCCCAGCTCCATCTGGAGATCCGGATAAGCCTTTGAAGGCCTTAATATTTGATTCATTTTACGATAATTATAAAGGAGCTATTAGTTTTATAAGGATCTTTGATGGCACGTTAAAACAAGGTGATAAGATAAAGATGATGTCGACGGGGAAAGAATTTGAGGTGACAGAAGTAGGAATTTTCAGACCTAATTTAAGTCCTGTTGATTTCCTGTCTGCCGGTGATGTAGGGTATGTTGCAGCAAGTATAAAAAATGTAAGAGACACTCGAGTTGGCGATACTATAACAAATGCTGAATTTCCAGCATCAGAGCCATTGCCGGGATATAAAAAAGTCACACCGATGGTTTACTGTGGAATATATCCGGCAGAAGGGGAAGATTATGAGAATTTAAAAGATGCACTCTTAAAACTGCAATTAAATGATGCATCTCTAACATTTGAACCTGATACATCGGCGGCTCTTGGATTTGGCTTTAGGTGTGGGTTTTTAGGACTTTTGCATATGGACATAGTACAAGAAAGACTGGAAAGAGAATATAATCTGAATTTAGTGACCACAGCTCCAGGCGTAATTTACAAGGTATACAAGACAAACGGTGAAATAATTGAGCTTGACAATCCAGCAAATTTACCTGAGCCAACAGAAATAGACCATATAGAAGAGCCTATTATCACTGCGACGATAATGTCGCCGACAGATTACGTTGGCCCTATAATGGAACTGTGTCAAGATAGAAGGGGCATATATCAAGGTATGGATTATCTCGAGCCAACAAGAGTATTGATAAAATATGACATACCTTTAAACGAAATAATATATGATTTCTTTGATGCACTTAAGTCAAGGACAAAAGGTTATGCTTCTTTAGACTATGAGTTAAAAGGTTATAAGACGTCAGATCTTGTAAAGTTGGATATACTTATTAACGGTGAAATTGTAGATGCTTTGTCTATGATAGTTCACAAAGATAAGGCTTACGAAAGAGCCAGGAAGATGACTGAAAGGCTGAAAGAGAATATACCAAGGCATCTTTTTGAAATACCTATACAGGCAGCTATAGGATCAAAGATAATAGCTAGGGAAACTGTAAAAGCGCTAAGAAAAAATGTGCTGGCAAAATGCTATGGCGGGGATGTAACGAGGAAGAAAAAGTTACTAGAGAAACAAAAAGAAGGCAAAAAGAGAATGAGGCAAATAGGAAAAGTAGAAATTCCTCAAGAGGCTTTTATGTCAATTCTGAAGCTTGATGATGACAATGATTAG
- a CDS encoding phage holin family protein — MLKAIIRFVVSAIVLMIVGYLVPGFSVAGFWGALISAIVIALLGYIVEALLGKNISPRSRGVVGFVVAAIVIYVSQFIIPTIHATILGSIIAAFVIGLVDAFIPTELR; from the coding sequence ATGTTAAAAGCGATAATAAGGTTTGTTGTGTCAGCAATTGTTTTAATGATAGTAGGTTACCTAGTTCCTGGTTTTAGTGTTGCGGGATTTTGGGGTGCTTTGATATCGGCAATAGTAATAGCGTTACTAGGCTATATAGTAGAAGCGTTGCTAGGTAAAAATATTTCACCCAGAAGTAGGGGTGTAGTTGGATTTGTAGTAGCGGCAATTGTAATATATGTATCGCAGTTTATAATTCCAACGATACATGCTACTATACTAGGATCTATAATAGCCGCATTTGTCATTGGGCTCGTTGACGCTTTTATCCCTACAGAATTGAGGTGA
- a CDS encoding glycosyltransferase family 4 protein: MGKIKVMHIIRAAEGGMKKHLLSILLGLDKEKYQLAVGCSFDKNTSDYLRKNGVLVYHVDICDGLNVSKDANAIIRIRNMIKDFKPEIVHFHGAKASLVGRLACLGCNSKVVMTVHNFPEYRRMNKIKKRLYLGMNKCLNKRTNAIITVSEALKKAIVDEENIDPEKVNVIYNCVDLSTYQDNPFLDLRKEYNLESDTLLIGCISRLIPSKGVQDLIKALEILKGRVKVFAFVAGDGPYLNYLQDMAKEAKLENIQFLGYRNDIKDFLRNIDIFVLPSHSEGFGVSVAEAMALGVPVIATNVGGIPEIIKNNEDGIIVNPESPNDLANAIEILATNADLRNKFSKKGREYIVNNFSKEKMLNKIDTLYENLRRK; the protein is encoded by the coding sequence ATGGGAAAAATAAAAGTCATGCATATAATAAGGGCGGCTGAAGGAGGAATGAAAAAGCATTTATTGTCTATACTGCTTGGCCTTGATAAAGAAAAGTATCAATTGGCAGTAGGATGTTCTTTTGACAAAAACACAAGTGATTATTTGCGTAAAAATGGAGTTTTAGTTTATCATGTTGATATTTGCGATGGATTAAATGTTTCAAAAGATGCAAATGCGATTATTAGAATTCGCAATATGATAAAAGATTTTAAGCCGGAAATAGTTCACTTTCACGGGGCAAAGGCGTCTCTTGTCGGAAGATTAGCATGTCTTGGATGTAACTCAAAGGTTGTTATGACAGTACACAATTTTCCAGAATATAGAAGGATGAATAAGATAAAGAAGAGACTTTATCTCGGTATGAATAAATGTTTAAACAAGAGGACAAATGCAATAATAACTGTATCAGAAGCATTGAAAAAAGCAATTGTAGATGAAGAAAATATAGATCCTGAAAAAGTCAATGTGATTTATAATTGCGTTGATTTATCTACATATCAAGATAATCCATTTCTCGATTTAAGAAAGGAATACAATTTAGAATCTGATACATTATTAATTGGCTGCATCTCAAGGCTGATACCATCGAAAGGTGTGCAAGATTTGATAAAAGCATTGGAAATACTTAAAGGTAGAGTAAAAGTCTTTGCGTTTGTGGCAGGTGATGGACCGTATCTTAATTATCTACAGGATATGGCAAAAGAAGCGAAACTTGAAAATATTCAGTTTTTAGGGTATAGAAATGATATAAAAGATTTTTTAAGGAATATAGATATCTTTGTTTTACCGTCACATAGTGAAGGCTTCGGCGTTTCAGTTGCTGAAGCGATGGCATTAGGTGTGCCAGTTATTGCAACAAATGTAGGTGGAATACCTGAGATAATAAAAAATAATGAAGATGGAATAATTGTGAATCCTGAAAGTCCAAATGATTTAGCGAATGCCATTGAAATTCTTGCAACAAATGCTGATTTGAGAAATAAATTTTCAAAAAAAGGCAGAGAATATATCGTAAATAATTTTTCAAAAGAAAAGATGTTAAATAAAATAGATACTTTGTATGAAAATCTTAGGAGGAAATGA
- a CDS encoding DNA internalization-related competence protein ComEC/Rec2, translating into MDKPFLLVAIFLSVGIIISKYLEINIVFLFIMLCVSLILSIYTYLERKDSTILLLLAVAIFGMVIGANALHSKGMYENLNNKLVSFNGIVSDVVVKDGFSKYVLKPKNKEKILITQYGGVFPKDGDLVELRGIIQLPQGKRNPGGFDYKLYLKKNGITALMSVNGYSVKIIKKNADSINERIFRDIKKRIVENYSASMPKNDADFVSSVILGEYNVEDDILNSFRITGISHIIAVSGFNFGLLTVFMMFVLNIFHIRRYSAPIIIPLLIIYTLITGSPPSAVRSVIMASMALIASSIGRNNNPINAVSFAAAIILSFNPLMLFDIGFQLSFVATLSILLLYKPVKDILKIKNEKLKEVVSVTVAAQLGTIPITIYSFHNISIISLLPNVIIVPIVSITIILGFLSALIGLIFSPLAVILNMINTPIVELILFLTKIFAEIPHASINVSVPPFYLVIFYYTVLLIMISSLSKINKLKVTSLILVTSMTILLVSSSIPRNLEITFLDVGQGDSTFLRTPDGENILIDGGGRPEYNGSSFDVGQDILLPYLLYENATSLDAIFISHTDSDHIGGILSILDDVDVKRIFIGRQVQEDENYKRLVYIANKKKIPIFQLSKGDTITIDGIRYYVLSPSSNIINENPINNNALVFKMVYKNVSILFTGDIEKEAENELINDNISSDILKVAHHGSNTSSQRNFIDKVNPKISVIMVGKNNYGQPDGEVVKYLKSKSQLFRTDKDGAVIVDTNGTYIHIKKMVGD; encoded by the coding sequence ATGGATAAGCCGTTTTTACTTGTAGCTATTTTTTTATCTGTTGGCATTATTATAAGCAAATATCTAGAGATAAATATTGTTTTTTTATTTATCATGCTTTGTGTGAGTTTAATTTTAAGTATTTACACATATCTAGAAAGAAAAGATTCTACAATTTTGTTGCTTTTGGCAGTCGCGATTTTTGGTATGGTTATTGGTGCAAACGCATTGCATTCCAAAGGCATGTACGAGAATCTTAACAACAAATTAGTTTCTTTTAATGGGATTGTATCAGATGTAGTGGTCAAAGATGGGTTTTCAAAGTATGTATTAAAGCCCAAAAATAAAGAAAAAATCTTAATAACACAGTATGGAGGAGTATTTCCGAAAGATGGAGATTTGGTTGAATTACGTGGTATAATACAATTACCACAAGGTAAAAGAAATCCAGGTGGATTTGACTATAAATTGTATTTAAAGAAAAATGGTATAACTGCATTGATGAGTGTAAATGGATATTCAGTAAAGATTATTAAAAAAAATGCAGACAGTATCAACGAAAGAATTTTTAGGGACATAAAGAAACGGATAGTTGAAAATTATAGCGCATCGATGCCAAAAAATGATGCTGATTTTGTGTCGTCTGTTATATTAGGTGAATATAATGTGGAAGACGATATACTCAATTCTTTTAGAATTACAGGTATTTCACATATAATTGCAGTATCGGGTTTCAATTTTGGATTATTGACTGTTTTTATGATGTTTGTTTTAAATATATTTCATATAAGGAGATACTCTGCTCCTATTATAATTCCTTTGCTGATTATTTATACATTGATTACAGGTTCTCCACCATCTGCAGTAAGATCTGTTATAATGGCTTCCATGGCTTTAATTGCATCATCAATAGGCAGGAATAACAATCCAATCAATGCAGTATCATTTGCTGCAGCGATTATACTTTCTTTTAATCCATTGATGCTTTTTGATATAGGGTTTCAGTTATCATTTGTAGCAACATTGTCTATATTGCTTTTGTATAAGCCTGTTAAGGATATACTGAAAATAAAAAATGAAAAATTAAAAGAAGTTGTGTCTGTTACTGTTGCTGCGCAATTGGGTACAATACCGATTACAATATATTCGTTTCACAACATTTCCATTATTTCTCTTCTGCCTAATGTTATAATTGTTCCAATTGTGAGTATAACGATCATTTTAGGATTTTTATCTGCTTTAATTGGACTTATATTTTCGCCTTTGGCTGTTATTTTAAATATGATTAATACGCCTATAGTCGAATTAATATTATTTCTCACAAAAATTTTTGCAGAAATTCCGCATGCTTCGATAAATGTATCTGTGCCGCCATTTTATTTGGTAATATTTTATTATACAGTTTTGTTGATAATGATAAGCAGTTTAAGCAAAATAAATAAGTTAAAAGTCACATCGCTAATTTTGGTTACATCAATGACAATATTGCTTGTTAGCTCATCAATACCTAGAAATCTTGAAATAACTTTTCTTGATGTAGGACAAGGCGATAGTACATTTTTAAGGACTCCAGATGGTGAAAATATATTGATAGATGGTGGTGGAAGGCCTGAATACAATGGATCTTCTTTTGATGTAGGCCAAGATATACTTTTACCTTATTTACTGTATGAGAATGCAACATCATTAGATGCAATATTCATATCACACACAGATTCGGACCATATTGGAGGAATACTTTCAATTTTAGATGATGTAGATGTAAAGAGGATTTTTATCGGTCGTCAAGTACAGGAAGATGAAAATTACAAAAGACTTGTGTATATAGCAAATAAGAAGAAGATACCGATTTTTCAGTTGTCAAAAGGTGATACTATAACTATTGACGGAATAAGATATTACGTTTTGAGTCCTAGTTCTAATATTATTAATGAAAATCCAATAAACAATAATGCCTTAGTCTTTAAAATGGTATATAAGAATGTCAGTATCTTATTTACTGGCGATATAGAGAAAGAAGCTGAAAATGAATTGATAAATGATAATATATCGTCAGATATTTTGAAAGTTGCACATCATGGCTCAAATACGTCTTCACAAAGGAATTTTATTGATAAGGTAAATCCTAAAATTAGTGTTATAATGGTTGGAAAAAATAATTATGGACAACCAGATGGTGAAGTAGTAAAATATTTAAAAAGTAAATCACAACTTTTTAGAACAGACAAGGATGGCGCTGTAATTGTAGATACAAATGGTACATATATTCATATTAAAAAAATGGTCGGGGACTGA
- the rpsT gene encoding 30S ribosomal protein S20, translating to MANIKSAKKRILVTKRRTLENKIVKSKVRTAISKFEKNLAEGNIDNTKAALINAIRELDKAYSKGTLHKNTVARKKSRLYAKFNALNA from the coding sequence TTGGCAAACATAAAGTCCGCTAAGAAAAGAATACTTGTAACAAAAAGAAGAACATTAGAAAATAAAATAGTAAAATCAAAAGTAAGAACGGCTATTTCTAAATTCGAAAAGAATTTAGCAGAAGGTAATATAGATAATACGAAAGCTGCATTAATTAATGCAATTAGAGAGCTTGACAAAGCTTACTCAAAAGGTACATTGCATAAAAATACAGTTGCAAGAAAAAAATCAAGATTATATGCAAAGTTTAACGCATTAAATGCTTAA
- the spoIIP gene encoding stage II sporulation protein P — translation MYRSSLRYYRIKKISFLILLLFNILFYRWLMTDDIKASSINFVTEAFAEEYNNIDGVFITALNYTMPAVDVSYKTQGFYNRDLTIASMFNLSQNDPLKILKYQIPIISQIDIDTNKKASTTQLTSNQKDTANKNTDNKVTDIASKNNVNTPDKPIVNGTTPDKPLILLYHTHTMESYVATEKNKYVAKYGYDRTNDLNYNVVRVGDSLANYLMNDYGIAVLHDRAIHDYNYDQSYYNSSLSVKKYLDEYPSIKVTIDLHRDGYGSVMQPGVDSIPVLSNLSNQAYRKKYIMDINGQTVAKILFIIGSRRTAEMKEDWKKNYEFAKQISDKLNELYPGISLGIEVHQYAEYNQHFSEKGILIELGSNYNTLEEALNTTPFLAKAIHEVSKNDGLVK, via the coding sequence TTGTACAGAAGTTCATTAAGGTATTATCGTATTAAAAAGATCTCTTTTCTTATTTTACTGCTTTTTAATATCTTGTTCTATAGATGGCTAATGACTGACGATATAAAAGCATCAAGTATAAATTTTGTTACGGAAGCATTTGCAGAGGAGTACAACAACATAGATGGTGTATTCATAACTGCTTTAAATTATACAATGCCTGCAGTTGATGTAAGCTACAAAACGCAAGGTTTTTATAATAGAGATTTAACTATTGCTTCAATGTTTAATCTCAGTCAAAACGATCCACTTAAAATTTTAAAATATCAAATTCCCATCATATCTCAAATAGATATTGATACAAATAAAAAGGCTTCTACAACACAACTTACAAGTAATCAAAAAGACACTGCTAATAAAAACACAGATAATAAAGTTACAGATATAGCCTCAAAAAATAACGTTAATACACCTGACAAACCAATTGTTAACGGTACTACGCCTGATAAACCCTTAATACTGCTTTATCATACACATACAATGGAATCGTATGTTGCAACTGAAAAAAACAAGTATGTAGCAAAATATGGCTATGATAGGACAAATGACCTTAATTACAATGTGGTCAGGGTTGGAGATAGTTTAGCAAATTACTTGATGAATGATTACGGGATAGCTGTACTGCACGATCGTGCCATACACGATTACAATTATGATCAGTCATATTATAATTCTTCTCTTTCTGTTAAAAAATACCTAGATGAATATCCATCGATAAAAGTCACGATAGATTTACATAGAGATGGATATGGAAGTGTTATGCAGCCTGGAGTTGATAGTATACCGGTTTTAAGCAATTTATCGAATCAAGCGTATAGAAAAAAATATATTATGGATATAAATGGGCAAACCGTAGCAAAAATCTTATTTATTATTGGTTCTAGGAGAACTGCTGAAATGAAAGAAGATTGGAAGAAAAATTATGAGTTTGCTAAACAAATTAGCGACAAGTTAAATGAATTATATCCTGGCATATCCTTAGGAATAGAAGTTCATCAATATGCTGAATATAACCAGCATTTTTCAGAAAAAGGTATATTGATTGAGTTGGGTAGCAATTACAATACTCTTGAAGAGGCTTTAAATACAACGCCATTTCTTGCAAAGGCTATACATGAAGTATCAAAGAATGATGGGCTTGTCAAATAA